In Carya illinoinensis cultivar Pawnee chromosome 7, C.illinoinensisPawnee_v1, whole genome shotgun sequence, the following are encoded in one genomic region:
- the LOC122316745 gene encoding glycine-rich domain-containing protein 1 isoform X1: protein MSDSCNGSGISGNTSGRNLGGIREVEAMLVGVDLVSAARRNIEFLRIVADTRWLHEKARVVEAIRRYNELWMPLVSDLTVVGSTPPLVLPPLDVEWVWFCHTLNPVSYRQYCELKFSKLIGKPAIFNEGNEEYALMRCKEIWSRKYPSEPFENETDLDVRIPAVTDEELLAEVTKHRFLYSKFSEAYRSEIVYLIAARHRYKGFLHMVQRFSDECSRFVPASDILLMWLTHQSYPTLYAEDLKEMEGDMGKVVTVWESVKEKEVKETKMLWETAFDQPYEKAGGEIALKSEITASVKSPVHWEVSDTDVNTKYKSMLPRFLLEVCLFVKLNLATQQNVKWEFLRLRMLRGHKELKLDKSISNFHYDSWQKSWNLCCEFGTKGVVLEIFRQGGHCFKGSSLQGTVTFHWNELLRAPSQTLEREVSQQVRIVASITPPVQAPYLLKCVPDRVTDDSGAMISDLILRMNRYRPQEGRWLSKTVLDHARRECFVVRMRVGGGFWRRGGETPSPVKWEDRIIEIREGSWSYVAGSIGRAPEKVIATATPKEPPEQWKAAWNFSTGDELMIGWESSTSISSLCFYLGNQASPESSVKLLKGRKMHYQVKNIKSESKDEEIQNQNEEDEDGEEDEEEEGFVTIVRFTEENPTGKATALLNWKLLVAELLAEEDAALALLLCLSILISVSKMKKEDLGCLLTRRRLKEAKLGARDWGSVTLHPSSYSSSISSPHLQPWYWNAKAVLMGTDGADLITRQPALNYSPVEGSDDLYKRGILK from the exons ATGTCGGATAGTTGTAACGGTTCCGGAATTTCCGGTAACACGTCGGGAAGAAACCTCGGCGGGATACGGGAAGTGGAAGCGATGCTAGTTGGGGTAGATCTCGTCTCAGCTGCCAGGCGAAATATCGAGTTCTTGAGGATTGTGGCTGATACTCGGTGGCTTCATGAGAAAGCGAGAGTTGTTGAAGCTATAAGAAG GTACAATGAGCTGTGGATGCCGTTGGTTTCTGATCTGACGGTGGTGGGGTCAACGCCTCCTTTGGTCCTTCCTCCTCTTGATGTCGAGTGGGTTTGGTTTTGCCACACTTTGAACCCG GTGAGTTACAGGCAATATTGCGAGTTAAAGTTCTCAAAACTCATTGGTAAACCGGCAATTTTTAATGAAGGGAACGAAGAGTATGCATTGATGAGATGCAAAGAAATTTGGAGTCGTAAATACCCATCTGAGCCATTCGAGAATGAAACCGATTTAGATGTGCGAATCCCAGCTGTCACAGACGAAGAGCTATTGGCGGAAGTCACAAAACATAGATTCTTGTATTCCAAGTTTTCAGAGGCATATAGGTCTGAAATTGTGTACTTAATTGCAGCAAGGCATAGGTACAAGGGATTTTTGCATATGGTGCAGAGATTTTCTGATGAGTGTTCTCGTTTCGTGCCTGCATCAGACATCCTACTAATGTGGCTGACACATCAG AGCTACCCAACACTATACGCAGAGGACTTGAAGGAAATGGAGGGTGATATGGGGAAGGTGGTGACTGTGTGGGAAAGTGTGAAGGAAAAAGAGGTAAAAGAGACAAAGATGTTGTGGGAGACGGCATTTGATCAGCCATATGAAAAAGCTGGTGGAGAGATAGCCTTGAAATCGGAGATAACTGCCTCAGTCAAATCGCCAGTTCACTGGGAGGTGTCTGATACAGATGTTAACACCAAGTACAAGTCCATGCTACCTAGGTTTTTACTTGAG GTCTGTTTGTTTGTAAAGCTTAACTTGGCCACGCAACAGAATGTTAAATGGGAATTTCTTCGTCTTAGAATGTTAAGAGGTCACAAGGAGTTGAAGCTTGATAAAAGCATATCCAACTTCCACTATGATTCTTGGCAAAAGTCTTGGAATCTCTGTTGTGAGTTTGGAACCAAGGGAGTCGTACTTGAGATTTTTCGCCAAGGTGGCCACTGTTTTAAAGGAAGTAGCCTGCAAGGGACTGTTACATTCCATTGGAATGAATTATTGAGAGCACCCTCTCAAACTTTGGAACGAGAAGTCTCTCAACAAGTTAGAATTGTTGCTTCAATTACTCCACCAGTTCAAGCACCATACTTGTTGAAATGTGTCCCTGACAGAGTCACAGATGATTCAGGTGCAATGATATCCGACTTGATTCTCAGAATGAATAGGTATCGGCCTCAAGAAGGCCGTTGGTTGTCAAAAACTGTTCTTGATCATGCAAGAAGAGAGTGTTTTGTTGTGCGAATGAG GGTTGGAGGAGGGTTTTGGAGAAGAGGAGGTGAAACTCCCTCACCTGTGAAATGGGAGGATAGGATTATAGAGATACGTGAAGGTTCATGGTCTTATGTTGCTGGTTCCATTGGTAGAGCTCCTG AGAAAGTGATTGCAACGGCAACACCAAAAGAACCACCAGAACAATGGAAAGCTGCATGGAACTTTTCAACAGGAGATGAACTAATGATTGGGTGGGAATCATCTACATCTATATCAAGCCTGTGTTTCTACCTGGGAAATCAAGCATCTCCTGAATCCTCA GTGAAGCTACTGAAAGGGCGAAAAATGCATTATCAGGTGAAGAACATCAAGTCAGAGAGCAAAGACGAAGAAATCCAAAATCAAAATGAGGAAGACGAAGATggagaggaagatgaagaggaggaaggGTTTGTAACGATTGTTAGGTTCACGGAGGAAAACCCAACTGGAAAAGCAACGGCTCTTTTAAATTGGAAGCTATTGGTGGCTGAATTGTTGGCTGAAGAGGATGCAGCATTGGCCCTTCTTCTGTGTCTTTCGATACTCATAAGTGTATCGAAGATGAAAAAGGAAGATCTGGGGTGCTTGTTAACCAGGAGAAGATTAAAGGAGGCAAAGCTTGGAGCTAGAGATTGGGGTTCTGTAACACTTCATCCTTCTTCATATTCCTCCTCTATTTCTTCACCTCATCTTCAACCTTGGTACTGGAATGCCAAGGCAGTACTGATGGGAACAGATGGAGCTGATCTCATCACAAGGCAACCAGCTCTGAATTACTCACCTGTGGAAGGTAGTGATGACTTGTACAAGCGAGGGATTTTAAAATGA
- the LOC122316745 gene encoding uncharacterized protein LOC122316745 isoform X2, with translation MSDSCNGSGISGNTSGRNLGGIREVEAMLVGVDLVSAARRNIEFLRIVADTRWLHEKARVVEAIRRYNELWMPLVSDLTVVGSTPPLVLPPLDVEWVWFCHTLNPVSYRQYCELKFSKLIGKPAIFNEGNEEYALMRCKEIWSRKYPSEPFENETDLDVRIPAVTDEELLAEVTKHRFLYSKFSEAYRSEIVYLIAARHRYKGFLHMVQRFSDECSRFVPASDILLMWLTHQVCLFVKLNLATQQNVKWEFLRLRMLRGHKELKLDKSISNFHYDSWQKSWNLCCEFGTKGVVLEIFRQGGHCFKGSSLQGTVTFHWNELLRAPSQTLEREVSQQVRIVASITPPVQAPYLLKCVPDRVTDDSGAMISDLILRMNRYRPQEGRWLSKTVLDHARRECFVVRMRVGGGFWRRGGETPSPVKWEDRIIEIREGSWSYVAGSIGRAPEKVIATATPKEPPEQWKAAWNFSTGDELMIGWESSTSISSLCFYLGNQASPESSVKLLKGRKMHYQVKNIKSESKDEEIQNQNEEDEDGEEDEEEEGFVTIVRFTEENPTGKATALLNWKLLVAELLAEEDAALALLLCLSILISVSKMKKEDLGCLLTRRRLKEAKLGARDWGSVTLHPSSYSSSISSPHLQPWYWNAKAVLMGTDGADLITRQPALNYSPVEGSDDLYKRGILK, from the exons ATGTCGGATAGTTGTAACGGTTCCGGAATTTCCGGTAACACGTCGGGAAGAAACCTCGGCGGGATACGGGAAGTGGAAGCGATGCTAGTTGGGGTAGATCTCGTCTCAGCTGCCAGGCGAAATATCGAGTTCTTGAGGATTGTGGCTGATACTCGGTGGCTTCATGAGAAAGCGAGAGTTGTTGAAGCTATAAGAAG GTACAATGAGCTGTGGATGCCGTTGGTTTCTGATCTGACGGTGGTGGGGTCAACGCCTCCTTTGGTCCTTCCTCCTCTTGATGTCGAGTGGGTTTGGTTTTGCCACACTTTGAACCCG GTGAGTTACAGGCAATATTGCGAGTTAAAGTTCTCAAAACTCATTGGTAAACCGGCAATTTTTAATGAAGGGAACGAAGAGTATGCATTGATGAGATGCAAAGAAATTTGGAGTCGTAAATACCCATCTGAGCCATTCGAGAATGAAACCGATTTAGATGTGCGAATCCCAGCTGTCACAGACGAAGAGCTATTGGCGGAAGTCACAAAACATAGATTCTTGTATTCCAAGTTTTCAGAGGCATATAGGTCTGAAATTGTGTACTTAATTGCAGCAAGGCATAGGTACAAGGGATTTTTGCATATGGTGCAGAGATTTTCTGATGAGTGTTCTCGTTTCGTGCCTGCATCAGACATCCTACTAATGTGGCTGACACATCAG GTCTGTTTGTTTGTAAAGCTTAACTTGGCCACGCAACAGAATGTTAAATGGGAATTTCTTCGTCTTAGAATGTTAAGAGGTCACAAGGAGTTGAAGCTTGATAAAAGCATATCCAACTTCCACTATGATTCTTGGCAAAAGTCTTGGAATCTCTGTTGTGAGTTTGGAACCAAGGGAGTCGTACTTGAGATTTTTCGCCAAGGTGGCCACTGTTTTAAAGGAAGTAGCCTGCAAGGGACTGTTACATTCCATTGGAATGAATTATTGAGAGCACCCTCTCAAACTTTGGAACGAGAAGTCTCTCAACAAGTTAGAATTGTTGCTTCAATTACTCCACCAGTTCAAGCACCATACTTGTTGAAATGTGTCCCTGACAGAGTCACAGATGATTCAGGTGCAATGATATCCGACTTGATTCTCAGAATGAATAGGTATCGGCCTCAAGAAGGCCGTTGGTTGTCAAAAACTGTTCTTGATCATGCAAGAAGAGAGTGTTTTGTTGTGCGAATGAG GGTTGGAGGAGGGTTTTGGAGAAGAGGAGGTGAAACTCCCTCACCTGTGAAATGGGAGGATAGGATTATAGAGATACGTGAAGGTTCATGGTCTTATGTTGCTGGTTCCATTGGTAGAGCTCCTG AGAAAGTGATTGCAACGGCAACACCAAAAGAACCACCAGAACAATGGAAAGCTGCATGGAACTTTTCAACAGGAGATGAACTAATGATTGGGTGGGAATCATCTACATCTATATCAAGCCTGTGTTTCTACCTGGGAAATCAAGCATCTCCTGAATCCTCA GTGAAGCTACTGAAAGGGCGAAAAATGCATTATCAGGTGAAGAACATCAAGTCAGAGAGCAAAGACGAAGAAATCCAAAATCAAAATGAGGAAGACGAAGATggagaggaagatgaagaggaggaaggGTTTGTAACGATTGTTAGGTTCACGGAGGAAAACCCAACTGGAAAAGCAACGGCTCTTTTAAATTGGAAGCTATTGGTGGCTGAATTGTTGGCTGAAGAGGATGCAGCATTGGCCCTTCTTCTGTGTCTTTCGATACTCATAAGTGTATCGAAGATGAAAAAGGAAGATCTGGGGTGCTTGTTAACCAGGAGAAGATTAAAGGAGGCAAAGCTTGGAGCTAGAGATTGGGGTTCTGTAACACTTCATCCTTCTTCATATTCCTCCTCTATTTCTTCACCTCATCTTCAACCTTGGTACTGGAATGCCAAGGCAGTACTGATGGGAACAGATGGAGCTGATCTCATCACAAGGCAACCAGCTCTGAATTACTCACCTGTGGAAGGTAGTGATGACTTGTACAAGCGAGGGATTTTAAAATGA
- the LOC122315494 gene encoding F-box/kelch-repeat protein At3g06240-like produces MVMNNHFPEDLLLQILLWLPVISLSRFKCVCKSWYAFISDQTFIYKHLLHTQSPSNRNKNTLLLVKRRDKITTKLVVSTLSYETLQVSLAQVPLPSSYSGIIDKRARMYIVGSCNGLVCLHDSGSWNNTLLWNPATKETKVVPISNMPLLSADYDVVSLNGIGFGFDAKTHDYKIISHFHLYEPDPYLEQYSPIITYRSEVYSLRADSWREIDSVPCHIWDSTRGMRTNQNGMGTWWASGDNGINWEGILSFDITKEVFLETPLPDVSDIVYPFDKYLEYFLLNELVALAISWKVIGEEGSRMWWDIWLLHEYGVTESWTKLFRVGPLTGVFRPLEYWMNDIIFWEKDDGQLALYDPSTKEMTNLQIEGESLSFQVITYMESLVSISGANDIV; encoded by the coding sequence ATGGTGATGAACAACCACTTTCCAGAAGACTTGTTGTTACAGATTCTGCTATGGCTGCCTGTTATATCCCTATCGCGATTCAAGTGCGTTTGCAAATCCTGGTACGCCTTCATTTCAGATCAAACCTTCATCTATAAACACCTCCTCCACACTCAGTCCCCGTCCAACCGGAACAAGAATACCCTTCTTCTAGTTAAGCGGCGTGATAAAATCACCACGAAACTTGTCGTCTCCACACTTTCTTATGAAACTCTCCAAGTATCCCTCGCACAGGTACCCTTACCATCATCATATTCTGGAATTATCGACAAGAGAGCACGGATGTATATCGTGGGCTCTTGTAATGGTCTCGTTTGTCTTCACGATAGCGGTAGTTGGAATAATACTCTTTTATGGAACCCTGCAACTAAAGAGACAAAGGTTGTCCCCATATCAAACATGCCCCTCCTTTCTGCCGACTATGATGTTGTCTCCCTTAACGGCATCGGATTTGGTTTTGATGCCAAAACTCACGATTACAAGATAATCAGCCATTTCCATCTCTACGAACCCGACCCTTACTTAGAACAATACTCCCCGATAATCACGTACCGTAGTGAGGTATATAGCTTAAGAGCCGATTCTTGGAGAGAAATTGACAGCGTCCCTTGTCATATTTGGGATTCTACTAGAGGCATGAGGACAAACCAGAATGGGATGGGTACTTGGTGGGCATCAGGTGATAATGGTATAAATTGGGAAGGTATTTTGTCATTTGACATAACCAAGGAGGTATTCCTAGAAACTCCGCTGCCAGATGTTAGCGATATAGTGTATCCCTTTGATAAATATCTAGAATATTTCTTGTTGAATGAATTGGTTGCTCTCGCTATTTCTTGGAAAGTTATAGGCGAAGAGGGGTCGCGAATGTGGTGGGATATATGGTTGTTGCATGAATATGGGGTTACGGAATCTTGGACAAAGCTGTTCAGGGTTGGCCCTCTTACTGGAGTTTTTCGACCATTAGAATATTGGATGAATGACATCATATTCTGGGAAAAAGATGATGGACAACTGGCCTTGTATGACCCCTCAACCAAAGAGATGACGAATCTTCAAATTGAAGGAGAAAGTCTCTCGTTCCAGGTTATTACTTACATGGAAAGCCTAGTTTCCATAAGCGGAGCAAATGATATAGTATGA
- the LOC122316745 gene encoding uncharacterized protein LOC122316745 isoform X3 — translation MSDSCNGSGISGNTSGRNLGGIREVEAMLVGVDLVSAARRNIEFLRIVADTRWLHEKARVVEAIRRYNELWMPLVSDLTVVGSTPPLVLPPLDVEWVWFCHTLNPVSYRQYCELKFSKLIGKPAIFNEGNEEYALMRCKEIWSRKYPSEPFENETDLDVRIPAVTDEELLAEVTKHRFLYSKFSEAYRSEIVYLIAARHRYKGFLHMVQRFSDECSRFVPASDILLMWLTHQSYPTLYAEDLKEMEGDMGKVVTVWESVKEKEVKETKMLWETAFDQPYEKAGGEIALKSEITASVKSPVHWEVSDTDVNTKYKSMLPRFLLEVCLFVKLNLATQQNVKWEFLRLRMLRGHKELKLDKSISNFHYDSWQKSWNLCCEFGTKGVVLEIFRQGGHCFKGSSLQGTVTFHWNELLRAPSQTLEREVSQQVRIVASITPPVQAPYLLKCVPDRVTDDSGAMISDLILRMNRYRPQEGRWLSKTVLDHARRECFVVRMRVGGGFWRRGGETPSPVKWEDRIIEIREGSWSYVAGSIGRAPVQRK, via the exons ATGTCGGATAGTTGTAACGGTTCCGGAATTTCCGGTAACACGTCGGGAAGAAACCTCGGCGGGATACGGGAAGTGGAAGCGATGCTAGTTGGGGTAGATCTCGTCTCAGCTGCCAGGCGAAATATCGAGTTCTTGAGGATTGTGGCTGATACTCGGTGGCTTCATGAGAAAGCGAGAGTTGTTGAAGCTATAAGAAG GTACAATGAGCTGTGGATGCCGTTGGTTTCTGATCTGACGGTGGTGGGGTCAACGCCTCCTTTGGTCCTTCCTCCTCTTGATGTCGAGTGGGTTTGGTTTTGCCACACTTTGAACCCG GTGAGTTACAGGCAATATTGCGAGTTAAAGTTCTCAAAACTCATTGGTAAACCGGCAATTTTTAATGAAGGGAACGAAGAGTATGCATTGATGAGATGCAAAGAAATTTGGAGTCGTAAATACCCATCTGAGCCATTCGAGAATGAAACCGATTTAGATGTGCGAATCCCAGCTGTCACAGACGAAGAGCTATTGGCGGAAGTCACAAAACATAGATTCTTGTATTCCAAGTTTTCAGAGGCATATAGGTCTGAAATTGTGTACTTAATTGCAGCAAGGCATAGGTACAAGGGATTTTTGCATATGGTGCAGAGATTTTCTGATGAGTGTTCTCGTTTCGTGCCTGCATCAGACATCCTACTAATGTGGCTGACACATCAG AGCTACCCAACACTATACGCAGAGGACTTGAAGGAAATGGAGGGTGATATGGGGAAGGTGGTGACTGTGTGGGAAAGTGTGAAGGAAAAAGAGGTAAAAGAGACAAAGATGTTGTGGGAGACGGCATTTGATCAGCCATATGAAAAAGCTGGTGGAGAGATAGCCTTGAAATCGGAGATAACTGCCTCAGTCAAATCGCCAGTTCACTGGGAGGTGTCTGATACAGATGTTAACACCAAGTACAAGTCCATGCTACCTAGGTTTTTACTTGAG GTCTGTTTGTTTGTAAAGCTTAACTTGGCCACGCAACAGAATGTTAAATGGGAATTTCTTCGTCTTAGAATGTTAAGAGGTCACAAGGAGTTGAAGCTTGATAAAAGCATATCCAACTTCCACTATGATTCTTGGCAAAAGTCTTGGAATCTCTGTTGTGAGTTTGGAACCAAGGGAGTCGTACTTGAGATTTTTCGCCAAGGTGGCCACTGTTTTAAAGGAAGTAGCCTGCAAGGGACTGTTACATTCCATTGGAATGAATTATTGAGAGCACCCTCTCAAACTTTGGAACGAGAAGTCTCTCAACAAGTTAGAATTGTTGCTTCAATTACTCCACCAGTTCAAGCACCATACTTGTTGAAATGTGTCCCTGACAGAGTCACAGATGATTCAGGTGCAATGATATCCGACTTGATTCTCAGAATGAATAGGTATCGGCCTCAAGAAGGCCGTTGGTTGTCAAAAACTGTTCTTGATCATGCAAGAAGAGAGTGTTTTGTTGTGCGAATGAG GGTTGGAGGAGGGTTTTGGAGAAGAGGAGGTGAAACTCCCTCACCTGTGAAATGGGAGGATAGGATTATAGAGATACGTGAAGGTTCATGGTCTTATGTTGCTGGTTCCATTGGTAGAGCTCCTG TACAGAGAAAGTGA